The Oreochromis niloticus isolate F11D_XX linkage group LG13, O_niloticus_UMD_NMBU, whole genome shotgun sequence genome has a window encoding:
- the LOC100692869 gene encoding inhibitor of nuclear factor kappa-B kinase subunit alpha: MERAALKQSQLCGSWEMKERLGMGGFGHVYLYQHLESGEKIAVKLCRLELNSKNKDRWTREIQIMKKLNHVNVVQARDVPAELNSIAINDLPLLAMEYCSKGDLRKVLNKPENCCGLKESEVLALLSDIGSGIQYLHENKVIHRDLKPENIVLQEIDGKHVHKIIDLGYAKDLDQGSLCTSFVGTLQYLAPELFENKPYTVTVDYWSFGTVIFECTCGFRPFLHHMQPVQWTSKVKNKGPNDIMAVEDMNGEVRFSTRLPYPNNLSRPLLEPVESLLQMLLLWDPAMRGGGLDPGTNKPYFYTVLQNILNMKIIHVLDMTSAQLHSVVLGAEDSLHSLQLSLQTQTQSHIPPLSQELLLETGISLDPRRPLAHCLPDGLRGWDTFIVYLFDKSLTKYSGPLTARPLPDSVNFIVRETKTQLPLSALRKVWGEAVSYICGLKEDYNRLFQGQRAAMLSLLRFNTNLTRYKNMLFSQSQQLQAKLSFFKTSIQHDLEQYTKQSKAGISSEKMLKKWHENEEKADEFTKVADVGYLDEEIVALHSEIVELQRSPFARRQGDVMEQLEEKAIELYKQLKAKCKSSDPPHGYSDSSDMVKTILQTVQNQDRVLKDMYTHLSTILVCKQRIMDLFPKLEKALKNITTAETVVMQMQVSRQREFWYLLKIACAQSSSPSPSLTQPSTDSETVHQLLDENQRYLSQLTSLLQDATQEMEHSIMDQDWSWTQYGAMKVKPQKL, from the exons ATGGAGCGGGCTGCACTCAAACAGAGCCAGCTTTGTGGCTCTTGGGAGATGAAGGAAAGACTTGGGATGGGAGGCTTTGGGCACGTCTATCTGTATCAGCACCTT GAGTCAGGAGAGAAGATTGCTGTGAAACTTTGCAGACTGGAGCTGAACTCTAAGAACAAAGACCGCTGGACCAGAGAGATTCAGATCATGAAGAA GCTGAATCATGTGAACGTTGTTCAGGCCAGAGATGTTCCAGCAGAGTTGAACTCCATTGCGATAAATGATCTACCACTGCTAGCCATGGAGTATTGCTCAAAAGGAGACCTACGCAAG GTGCTGAATAAACCAGAAAATTGTTGTGGCCTAAAGGAGAGTGAAGTCCTTGCACTGCTCAGTGATATTG GTTCTGGTATTCAATATCTCCATGAAAATAAGGTCATTCACAGAGACCTAAAGCCAGAGAACATAGTTTTGCAAGAGATTGACGGGAAG CACGTGCATAAAATCATTGATCTTGGTTATGCAAAAGACTTAGATCAGGGCAGTCTCTGTACATCCTTTGTTGGAACTCTCCAATATCTG GCCCCGGAGCTATTTGAGAATAAGCCATACACTGTAACGGTGGACTACTGGAGCTTTGGAACAGTAATCTTTGAATGCACTTGTGGCTTTCGCCCCTTTCTTCACCACATGCAGCCTGTACAATG GACAAGCAAAGTCAAGAACAAAGGTCCCAACGACATTATGGCAGTAGAAGACATGAATGGAGAAGTCAGATTTTCTACACGTCTTCCATATCCCAACAATCTCAGCAG GCCGCTGCTGGAACCAGTCGAGTCTCTTCTCCAAATGTTGTTATTGTGGGACCCTGCGATGCGTGGTGGAGGCCTGGATCCCGGcacaaacaagccatacttctACACGGTTCTGCAGAATATTCTCAACATGAAG ATCATTCATGTGTTGGATATGACCTCAGCCCAGCTGCATTCAGTGGTTTTGGGTGCTGAGGATAGTTTACACTCCCTGCAGCTTAGCCTGCAGACGCAGACTCAGAGTCACATCCCCCCGCTGAGTCAGGAGCTGCTGTTGGAGACGGGAATCTCCCTTGACCCTCGAAGACCGCTCGCGCACTGTCTGCCAGATGGACTG CGTGGCTGGGACACCTTTATAGTCTACCTGTTCGATAAGAGCCTAACCAAGTACTCTGGACCGCTGACTGCCAGACCTTTGCCAGACAGTGTCAACTTTATAG TGAGGGAGACAAAGACACAGCTGCCACTGTCTGCTCTTAGAAAGGTGTGGGGTGAAGCGGTCAGCTACATCTGTGGACTGAAGGAGGACTACAATCGCCTGTTCCAAGGGCAGAGGGCTGCTAT GCTGAGTTTGCTACGCTTCAACACCAACTTAACGCGCTACAAGAACATGCTGTTCTCCCAGTCGCAGCAGCTCCAAGCCAAACTGTCTTTCTTTAAGACGAGCATCCAGCATGACCTTGAGCAGTACACCAAGCAGAGCAAGGCTGGAATCT CTTCGGAAAAAATGCTGAAGAAATGGCATGAAAATGAAGAGAAAGCTGATGAATTTACAAAG gttGCAGATGTGGGGTATCTGGATGAAGAGATAGTGGCTCTACATTCAGAGATTGTGGAGCTCCAAAGGAGTCCTTTTGCTAGGAGACAAGGGGATGTGATGGAGCAGCT TGAGGAAAAGGCTATTGAACTCTACAAGCAACTTAAGGCTAAATGCAAAA GCTCTGACCCTCCACATGGCTACAGTGACAGCTCAGACATGGTAAAGACCATCCTTCAGACAGTTCAGAACCAGGACAGAGTGCTGAAAGACATGTACACCCACCTGAG CACAATTCTGGTGTGTAAGCAGCGCATCATGGATTTGTTCCCTAAACTGGAGAAGGCgttaaaaaacataacaactGCAGAAACAGTAGTGATGCAGATGCAAGTGTCGAGACAGAGAGAGTTCTGGTACCTTCTCAAGATTGCCTGT GCCCAGAGCAGTTCTCCATCTCCGTCACTTACACAGCCTTCCACTGACAG tgaaACAGTTCATCAGTTACTTGATGAAAATCAACGTTATCTGAGTCAGCTAACGTCTTTGCTGCAAGACGCCACCCAAGAGATGGAGCACAGTATTATG GATCAGGATTGGAGCTGGACTCAGTATGGAGCAATGAAAGTGAAGCCTCAGAAGCTCTAG
- the plaua gene encoding plasminogen activator, urokinase a: MNFFVLVVILAAVSMDVAFSQRSSKQARQRCLSGDGSEYSGKVGKSSTGRSCLYWNRVKPQWNNVPGLGRHRYCRNPDNSGMPWCFVTKEMRTVREYCDIPRCPASQTPPQLPVDTAQTCGETSEKKMYKIVGGSFTPIESQPWVAAIFHKRYGFLCGGTLISPSWILTAAHCFSDGENTRLTHLSIYLGKSAINETNAGSEQRFAVERLIMHEGYDDTTYNNDIALIKLKGRGRGYAVKSASVRIACLPPFHTELPPGFTCSIAGFGKESAGSFQFSQYLKQAEVKLMSNADCSKEVHYGTRITDNMFCAASPDWSTDACKGDSGGPLVCGASGRMFLFGVVSWGEGCARKNKPGVYTKVTNYNRWIAGKTGLIEYAKGLMYPLK; this comes from the exons ATGAATTTCTTTGTCCTCGTTGTCATCCTTGCAGCGGTCAGCATGGATGTG GCTTTTTCACAAAGATCATCAAAACAGGCAAGAC AACGGTGTCTGTCTGGAGATGGGAGTGAATACAGTGGAAAGGTTGGAAAGTCATCCACCGGTCGCTCATGTCTCTACTGGAACAGGGTTAAACCTCAGTGGAATAATGTACCTGGACTTGGCAGACATCGTTACTGCAG GAATCCTGACAATTCCGGCATGCCATGGTGCTTTGTCACAAAAGAAATGAGGACTGTGAGAGAATACTGTGATATTCCCAGAT GTCCAGCATCACAAACACCTCCTCAGCTACCTGTGGATACAG CGCAAACGTGTGGAGAGACATCTGAGAAGAAGATGTATAAAATTGTAGGTGGCTCTTTCACACCTATAGAGTCGCAGCCATGGGTTGCTGCCATTTTTCATAAGCGCTATGGCTTCCTCTGTGGTGGCACTCTCATTTCACCAAGCTGGATTCTCACTGCAGCTCACTGCTTCTCTGATGG tGAGAATACCAGACTCACACATCTGTCCATATACCTGGGAAAGAGTGCCATTAATGAAACAAATGCCGGCAGTGAGCAAAGGTTTGCTGTGGAAAGACTCATCATGCATGAAGGATATGATGATACTACCTACAACAACGACATAG ctCTGATTAAGCTCAAAGGCAGAGGTAGAGGATATGCAGTTAAATCAGCTTCTGTACGCATAGCTTGCCTTCCTCCATTTCACACTGAGCTACCTCCTGGATTTACATGCAGCATCGCAGGATTTGGGAAGGAGAGCGCAG GCTCATTCCAGTTTTCACAGTATCTGAAACAGGCTGAGGTAAAACTGATGTCCAATGCTGACTGTAGCAAAGAAGTGCACTACGGAACACGCATCACTGATAACATGTTCTGTGCTGCGAGCCCCGACTGGAGCACTGATGCCTGCAAG GGAGACTCTGGCGGTCCTTTGGTGTGTGGAGCATCAGGTCGGATGTTTCTGTTCGGCGTGGTGAGCTGGGGTGAGGGCTGTGCCAGGAAAAATAAACCAGGTGTCTACACAAAGGTCACCAATTACAACAGGTGGATCGCAGGGAAAACAGGACTCATCGAATACGCAAAAGGACTGATGTATCCCCTGAAATGA